In Rhodanobacter denitrificans, the sequence GTTCGCGAAGGACGGCTAGATTAGCATTGCCGCCGCGGCTTGCCTCCCCGGGGACTGCGCTCTCAGGTACCGATCCGCGCCCCGCTGGCGGCATCGAACAGATGCAGCCGTTCGGCCGCCAGGCCCAGCGCCAGCGTGCTGCCCGGCTCAGGCAGGGCGCGCGGCGGCACCCGCGCGACCAGCGGCTGGTCGCCGTAGCGCAGGTTCAGGAACACCTCGTGGCCGACCGGCTCGAGCACTTCCAGCCGGGCGCTCAGCGCACCGGCGCCGTCCGCCTGCGGCTGCAGGTGCTCCGGACGGATGCCCAGCACCACCTCGCGATCGCGCCACAGCTGCCACGCCGCCGCCTGCGCCGGCTCGCCCAGCGCGATGGCGCCGTGGGCGGTGGCCAGCGTCCAGCCGCCGTCGCGCTGCAACGTGCCGCGCAGCTGGTTCATCGCCGGGCTGCCGACGAAGCCGGCCACGAACAGGTTGGCCGGCCTTTCGTACAGCGCCATCGGCGTGTCGATCTGCTGGATCACCCCGCCGTCCAGCACCACGATGCGCTGGCCCAGGGTCATCGCCTCGATCTGATCGTGGGTGACATAGACCATGGTGGCGCCGAGCTGGCGGTGCAGCCGCGCGATCTCCACCCGCATCGACAGGCGCAGCTTGGCGTCCAGGTTGGACAGCGGCTCGTCGAGCAGGAACACCTTCGGGTCGCGCACCAGCGCCCGGCCCAGCGCCACGCGCTGGCGCTGGCCGCCGGACAGCGCCGCCGGGCGCGCAGCCAGCCGCGACTCCAGCTCCAGCGTCTTCGCCGCCACCGCCACGCGACGGTCGATCTCGGCCGGCTTGTGCCCGCGCAGCTTCAGGCCGAAGCCGAGGTTCTCGGCCACCGTCATATGCGGGTACAGCGCGTAGTTCTGGAACACCATCGCGATGTCGCGGTCCTTCGGCGCCACCGCGTTGACCACGCGGCCGTCGATGCTCAGCGTGCCGCCGCTGATCGACTCCAGCCCGGCGATCATGCGCAGCAGGGTGGTCTTGCCGCAGCCGGACGGCCCCACCAGCACCAGCAGCTCGCCGTCGGCGATCTCGAAACTGGCGTCGGCCACGCCGA encodes:
- a CDS encoding ABC transporter ATP-binding protein: MARVCLDQLRKVYPNGHVGVADASFEIADGELLVLVGPSGCGKTTLLRMIAGLESISGGTLSIDGRVVNAVAPKDRDIAMVFQNYALYPHMTVAENLGFGLKLRGHKPAEIDRRVAVAAKTLELESRLAARPAALSGGQRQRVALGRALVRDPKVFLLDEPLSNLDAKLRLSMRVEIARLHRQLGATMVYVTHDQIEAMTLGQRIVVLDGGVIQQIDTPMALYERPANLFVAGFVGSPAMNQLRGTLQRDGGWTLATAHGAIALGEPAQAAAWQLWRDREVVLGIRPEHLQPQADGAGALSARLEVLEPVGHEVFLNLRYGDQPLVARVPPRALPEPGSTLALGLAAERLHLFDAASGARIGT